A segment of the Crassostrea angulata isolate pt1a10 chromosome 10, ASM2561291v2, whole genome shotgun sequence genome:
GGAAAATTAATTTAACCCAATTGAACACGATATGTTCCACTTAACATCAATGGATTCAGAAACCGGCACGGCTGTAAGagaaaattaacagttttcttTCTATCgtcaattgttttttaaattctctgatTGACGCTATTCAATCATATAACAATAAATTTGACTGGGTAATAATCATCTGACTATAAATTAACGACACGTAAAagtgatttaattttcaaagtattgtCCAACCTGTAGTTTAGATTTAAGATCATTCTTTCAAAGTGATTAAAGTGTAAGAAAATCAATCTGcctatcaaataatttacacCAGGAAATACTTCATGCAAATACAGTTTGAACCTGGGTTTACACTCAAATACAAAAAAGAACGTAAATACCGATAACAGGTTTGAAAAACTAATAACGAaaaatgtttttggaaaaagcatatatttactttaaaaaatgtagacaaaattgttttaaaagtagaaTTTTTAAGTGAACACAACTGGAATCCCATTAAAATCCAGTGAACAGCAGTACGTTTGCCTGAGTCAAAGTTCAACAACAGGCTATGGTGGTTAAGGGGGAGATGCGCAACTGATCAAATAACGCTGcataaattttctgtttttttggGTTATATCTTTTACTTCCTTGCTTTATAAAAAACGTATCACTTGCTATATAACTTCCCGGGCAAAacgttgtttaaaaatattttctaatttcatttgaaaatatgCAGTCCTCAACGGGGATGTATAATTATTCCAGTTCCCCGTCCGGTATAACGGACCCGCCTTCCATTGTGCCTGTGTTAATGCTATGTCTCCTGGGAGTCATCGGTAATTCTATTGCTGTGACGATAGTATGTTGCACTGCGAGGTCCCATCGATGGCGGCCATTCCATCGTTACGTTTGTGGACTAGCCTTGACGGACGGTATCGGGGTGATGCTGGCCTTGCCATTCGCCATTCATCGATACACCACGAATTTCCAGTACACTTATTCTTACACTGTGTGTAGCTACATGTCAGTGGTTCAGATGTTCACGATTATCGCATCCGCGATGATCGTCTGTTTGATGTCTATAGATCGATTCATGGCTCTTATTTGTCCATACGTCTACAAATCCGTCAAGAAAGGACGCCACAGCACCGTGACTCTGGCCTGTATTTGGGGTGTTTGTGCTTTTCTATCGTCTGGTCATCTTATGGCGGGAAGATCCAGCCGACTGTTCTATCCGGACTCTTGGTGTTTCGTGAATTTTGTTTCAGATAATCCTACAGATTTGGGCTTTGCGTTCCTCTACGCCTTGACCGGACTTCTGGTGCTTGTCGTCACCTTCATAACCAACATGATCTTACTGGCAATAGTCCTCCAGAGAAAGTGTTCAAAATCGTCCGCCATCATTGCAAACAAACACGGGACTTATATCATCCTCTTTCTTTTTTCCATTGTCCTCCTGTTTAGCATCTGCATTTTACCGATATTGGTAAGATCAATTACGCttcatgtataaataatttcaaaattgtatttctaaTTTTATCGGAAGAAAAGTAacttaacgattttatctttttctCCTTTAGATCAATATGCTGGGCCACCTTTTGGGGACGTTCGAAGGATGGCCAAGCTTTGAGTTACTCGGAATAGAAATGGCGACCACCAACTCAATCATCGATCCATGGATTTATATAATCTTTAGGAAAGAGACGTTTAGTTTGGCTCAAACTCTTTACTACAAGTGTTTATGCATCAAACGGAATACTCAAAGCACTGGATATCATTTGAGATCGGACAATAGTGTGACATGTACGTCTTCGATGTAACGCCAAGTTAATCATCGTATTTAGACATGGGATAACATGAATTATTTACCTTTTTTCCTTTACCAGATTTCCTTTGATAAATTTCTACATTtgccttttcattcattttcctTCAAACTCTTGAACCAGCACTTATGTTACATAACAAATAAAGGAAAACATAGATGTTTTTGACAAAAGTTTGATTCTTTGTTTCGTTTGAATTTCTCTCAAAACATTATTGTTCATATTCGCTTATCATCTCTGGAAAGCATGCTGTTAGTGCGGAAGTGTATAGTAAAACTTTCAAATTACTCTAGGAAAACCGTTTTGTTAAACATGGCACTCACTGAAAGCCATGGGGGACCTCATTCCATACAAACGAGTTCACACAAGCGATCGAAATTTCCGGATGGAAACTATGAAGGACTGTCCCCAGATTCATTGAAGGTGCAAGTCCAAATATCAAACCTAGGCGATTTTCTGTCGATAATAAGTACTTCGTTTATTTAACCTTTACGTCTTATGCAAGATCTTTAATAAGACAAGATATTCTTAGCATTTTCAAAGACTGTTCAAAGGACacaaaatttaagttttttaacattataaaacaataaagaaaatgttaaaatcagAAAGCATGCTACAATGAGCAGTGATACGTTTTTGCCAATGGAGACAGTTGAACTGGGGTTTACAAGAGAGCCTAAATCAGCAAAGAAATCCacatattttaaacaagatGACTCCACTCATCGGTTCaagtttgaaaattataattttatgatgACTTTCATCGTATGTTACAGAAAAAATAGCCGCAGCATTTGTTTGATCTCTGTTGATCTAAAAACTGTAGTAGAATGCAATCTGGAATTCATAAGGAGGGTGTGTCTATAATTCTTACCAGCTAGTGTGTTCAAATAAACAcgttataaaaaaatgtttgatcttATATTTGCTGCACATAAAGGATACAAAAACTTAATGAGGCATAAGTTACGTTTATCTCATAGGTACAACATTCCAATGTTTACTCAGTGATAAATTAGGTACACTATGAATGAAATTTAACAGATTctagttttctttttatctaTAATCTAAGCTATTTTCAAGTTTGAGGACTgataaatgcattaaaataaaGTGTTAGAAATGCAATCCAGCCACTGCACAGCTTCTCCGCTATCTGAGAAGACTTGGGGAAACCAGAGGCGTGTTTGAGAACGCAAGCCCAAATCAAAAACATAAATGCTGGCTTTGGCGTTGAAGGTTCTAAGAACTTCCAGAACACAATTTAATTGTGTTGTCTCTTTTATTACTCTTCCACAAGATCTAACTATCCCGTTATTTTATATGTTGACAATTCTTCCAAAACAatccaaaaataattaaacacataTTTTGATGGGTTTTacacattcattttttattgctaCACAAACGCAGAAACCAACATAATgtcaaattcaaaattgaattgGGTTCATTTTTCAAAGTTGAATATTGATCTGAGGGTGTTTtttaacgttgaaaattgagaccaaaagcCGTAAATTTTTaccaggggtcatttttcaacagattaaattttttttttctaatctctgATGATGACCTCAAcgcgttgaaaattgacccaaACTTCAGAATTTGAACTGGAACATGCTTTACGCAATTTAgatagttttaaaaacatttttaattctttcataCTGTCCGATTCTTATACCGACAGGGCTCATGTTTTACCGtgacaatttaatttttccaaTTACAATCATCTGTGGTTAAGAACTCGTTATCTTGACATTAAACTGACATCACGCCGAAGAGGACGTCCATTCGATTctgtaagggggggggggggggtgttggaaATAGAATTCGGTTTCACTCCTTCTATTAAAggtcacaatttttatttttaaagttgacCATGCAAGGACATTCGCAGATACTATGGCGTCTTTACTGTTAGGTTTTCTTGCTAACTAAAAGTGAAATAGGTTATTTAAATGTACCAAAACGGAATACCATTGTATCTCATTTCAAATACTGACAGCCCCACCCTTTCCTTTATCGGGATGTAATGATCATCATATTTCTTGATATAAAGTATAGTAAAGGAGTGAGCTTGCATGAAAATCATAATGCCTCAAGCGTCTAACATTTCCGAAAAAACTATATCATAAATTTTaggaaaatgaatttaaaaaatcaaaatataagaCTATATTGTACACTGACCACTTCTCTAAAGTGAATTTACATCCATAATTAAACATAGTACATCGTGTCATCAGGTATACCAATATTCttattataaaagtaaaaatatcacACAAATCAGAGCAATTATACCCGAAAAACACATTATGAAAATACATACAAGGTAGTTACTAGATAGTTTAAGGTTATTAAATTCGAGACgtaatcatttaaatgtttcttGTTTTCGACAGACTGTCTAAAATTGAAGCAGTTCATGTGAACATGTAAATCTACAAAATAGAATGAActgtaaaacatgttttatatttttcaggGGGAAAATACACTACTAAAGTTGTCTTTTTTATATTCAGTGGTTCTAAATACaacaagtaaacaaatatatcaagaaaataaattagatctttgatttacttaacaaaaaaattacagttCATTCTATTATGTAAATTAATAACATGTTTACACATTACTACTGTGGCACAAATATTGACGTCAGGCAATTCTGGGGTTGATAATCTTACATAGCATATATaacagaggcggatccagcaattttgaAAAGGGGGGGTTCCAATTGATATAGTTTATCTGCTGAATAGATGGAACATGTGAAATACAATTGTACAAGCAATAGTCGTCtcagggaacttgatgtgacctaTGTACAATGGGTGCGCCACATCACCCGGCACTAGTACAGATGCGatgttttgaaaagttgtgcattttcataatggtttatatataaaccccttacacggtattttgtaacataatttccgattcttggaaacaaaacaaaaaagggctttctttggtgtttcatgtgggtatgaaggtacggtatagctagcattccagaaaaatagcatacactataacttgcataaaatgaactataatcgattttttaaagaaatagagtagacaatacattgtagatgttattataaatctgtgtttttagCGACACTgctaagttaattttttttttaattttccacatgttttTACCCACAGATGTGAGCACCGGATGCTGATGGGGAGTACCTTTTTCGATAACAAAAAATCGTTAGGGtttttcatataagaaatacatgtacatgtaaattacggtacgttgtaaaaaaatctttaaattagcaattttaaaagcatttatttgaaataattacagtatttatattataaatggggACAGttgcctttaaataggcattacaagttttccaaaaaattatatgttccagagaaaggggggggggggggggggttccgacccccggaacccccctctggatccgccaatgtaTAATGCGTTTGTTTCACAGGTAAATAGAGTGGACAATTTTTCttgtaattaaattttattggcGTTTTTATTATTGGAAATGATAATTTATTAGGATCTCATACAACCGAATGTTATACTGGTTTACATATCTTTAGGGCCGCAACCGCGGGATTACGAACGACAactctgaaaattaaaaaataaaaacaactttcGTTCCTTCGTCCACCAATATTGTCGATTGTGATTTCATTGTCATGTAGTTGAAGGTTAGTATCGCTATAtatttatacccccccccccccccaaaccctGCCATTGccctataatttttttttatcggatGCGTTACCTATCATAATATCAATATTGTTTCACGagcagaggaaattcgaaatagTTATTTAGCAATTAATGAAATGCATAATTCGTGCACATGCAATGGTATATATCAAtacgatattttaatttttttatacattataacaaaataaatattgtttgtcAATCCTGTGTTATATGCCTGTGCTATGCAATGTTTTAGCCggaaaataaatgattatacAGCCCTATCAAGGATAAAGTTTAAATGTTTACCTCTAATTTTATATGCTCTTGATAACTAACTTTTACCAATCCTTAAATCACTTCATTTACTTATCTACACATATCTTTCAAATGTAGTTCAATCATTCATATAAGGAAATTATAATGGATAAATAAGTTAAACGTTAGAATGAACTAAGCAAATCTCTCAACCTGTTTTATCAACTCGTAATCCTATTTGATAAAGATACgaaaataaactattttattgGCACAAACACAATAACAGTAGTTGGCAAAAGTCCATTAAACATCATTGAAAATACTTGGCTTTGTTTGGATAGTACAACTTTTTATGTCAACGGTTAGATTTTAAGCAATGTTCTAGTTTTTCTATATGCAAGTCTAGAACATTCAGATTCGATAATGattcaaataaactttatttgtaaattatatttataagtGTTTCAATACAATACAAGTAACTTTCTAATATCTTGAGTGacattttctttgatttgcatatatctaaatttatatcataccggaaaaaatatttgaattgaaaaagatcaatattcaatatttcatcCTAAATCAATCGGAATGGAAATTATTGCAACATctttatttacttaatattataTCTACTAAATCTGTAGCATCATTATACATaaccagttttatttttaacgaTGATAAAACGgccatataaaaatttgaatattatggTTGTTACCAACCCAGATTGGCATTaacagaaataaaattattattatatataggTGTATAAATaagttctttaattttttgtaaactatTGCTCTatcttaacaaatattttaaagcaaTTTATTAACAAAGataaatgttgattgatattTTCTCTCGATCAAAAGTAtgtctgtttttctttttaattgcaGATTTGTAATAGCGAAAGAACGCTGTGatgaaactttaaaatatttgacaacAACATTTTGTGTTGAAAATGGATACACAAAGAAAGCAGATACTGGCTTATAGCGCCCTTATAGGTGGATTTGATTTACTTAACAGTGCTTACGAATTCTACTACGTTAAAGTGTTTCTAAACTTCTATCACATCGAGGAGTCCTGGTTCCAGTTTTCgcagattttgtttttgctttggaATGCCATCAACGATCCCCTGTTTGCATATTGCTCTGAcaacaaaaacttcaaaatcCTGAGAACTCGGCGTGCCATGATTCTGTATTCTGCTCCATTTTTCTGTCTCTCCTTCCTCGTCCCGTGGTTCCAGTGGAGTACAAATCCAGTGATTGTGGGCATCCATCTTATATTTGCGTTGTGTTTATGGGATACACTCTACACATTTATTGGTTTGGCAGGTTGTTGTCTCTTTACGGAGATCTCAAAAGACCctaacatcagaataacaataacTCGTACTGCACAGGTTGCGGCATTGTTTGGTTCTATCAGCGTGATGTTGCTAGAGCATGCTTCTAATGGGTTGCAAAACTTTCAAGCCTTTCAAGTGACCACGGTTTTCATAGCACTATTAAGCTGGTGTCTGATGTATTACTGTGGTAAGAATTGTCATACTCAGTACGATCTGCAACAAATGCAAGATGAAAACAAAGAAGCAGACGACGTTTGTCACGAAAAAACCGAGGGTGAGTCTTACTGGAAACAGACATGGCAGATCGTCAGTGACACCAACTTCTTGTCATTTGTCATCACCAACTTTTGTCAGCAATTTCATCGtacttttcttttcaattttttggccATCTTTTGTGATCATTTAGTTTCCTCCGATGAGATCAGTCAGTCCACTCGGAGTACCTTCTATGGTATTGTTCCTTTTGCAGCAAAGGTAACCACAATCAGATTACAAATCAACATTTTGTCTTCCGTTCCAAATGGACTTGTTTTTTGAAAGATTCaatatgtttctatttttttcacTGGTTTATTGTGCATTTTTTATCTACAGATTCTTGTGATATCGACAGCTCCCATACTTCAGTACATTCCTTACCAGAAAGTCATTAGAGCCAATTTTATATGGAAAATATGTGGAGGTGTTGTTATGTATTTCTTCATAGGAAATCATCATCCATGGatgttgatattatttttctttcttgacGGGTCAGTGAAATTTCTAATTACGACATGTATGTAATTCCCCTCTATTTCTCTACTTTCACTTCAAGAAAAACtacaatcaaaatcaaaatttagaaaattcaAAGTAAAGAGGTAACTTAAGATAAAAGCTTTGAATATAACGCATGGATCACGAAGTTCTGGGTATATTCATGTTGTCACGTCAGTCTAAATCA
Coding sequences within it:
- the LOC128167757 gene encoding prostaglandin D2 receptor-like isoform X2, which produces MQSSTGMYNYSSSPSGITDPPSIVPVLMLCLLGVIGNSIAVTIVCCTARSHRWRPFHRYVCGLALTDGIGVMLALPFAIHRYTTNFQYTYSYTVCSYMSVVQMFTIIASAMIVCLMSIDRFMALICPYVYKSVKKGRHSTVTLACIWGVCAFLSSGHLMAGRSSRLFYPDSWCFVNFVSDNPTDLGFAFLYALTGLLVLVVTFITNMILLAIVLQRKCSKSSAIIANKHGTYIILFLFSIVLLFSICILPILYDLQQMQDENKEADDVCHEKTEGESYWKQTWQIVSDTNFLSFVITNFCQQFHRTFLFNFLAIFCDHLVSSDEISQSTRSTFYGIVPFAAKILVISTAPILQYIPYQKVIRANFIWKICGGVVMYFFIGNHHPWMLILFFFLDGCFANGTFSLFNLPLSDIVDDNMSKYNRKHPISSMVFGTNALFVKPAISLSPMLAVAILNRYGYSYIQHSKNSPVRPTASTPSPDQLKDLKDAMFFLVCWYPIVLGTIQLISWSFFRITNRIEKNH
- the LOC128167757 gene encoding transmembrane protein 180-like isoform X1: MDTQRKQILAYSALIGGFDLLNSAYEFYYVKVFLNFYHIEESWFQFSQILFLLWNAINDPLFAYCSDNKNFKILRTRRAMILYSAPFFCLSFLVPWFQWSTNPVIVGIHLIFALCLWDTLYTFIGLAGCCLFTEISKDPNIRITITRTAQVAALFGSISVMLLEHASNGLQNFQAFQVTTVFIALLSWCLMYYCGKNCHTQYDLQQMQDENKEADDVCHEKTEGESYWKQTWQIVSDTNFLSFVITNFCQQFHRTFLFNFLAIFCDHLVSSDEISQSTRSTFYGIVPFAAKILVISTAPILQYIPYQKVIRANFIWKICGGVVMYFFIGNHHPWMLILFFFLDGCFANGTFSLFNLPLSDIVDDNMSKYNRKHPISSMVFGTNALFVKPAISLSPMLAVAILNRYGYSYIQHSKNSPVRPTASTPSPDQLKDLKDAMFFLVCWYPIVLGTIQLISWSFFRITNRIEKNH